From Vicia villosa cultivar HV-30 ecotype Madison, WI unplaced genomic scaffold, Vvil1.0 ctg.000037F_1_1_3, whole genome shotgun sequence, the proteins below share one genomic window:
- the LOC131622693 gene encoding acyl transferase 4-like, with the protein MAMSVIRTKRDLVKPAKETPLVTLDLSVIDKLPVLRCNVRTLHVFRYGPEATKVIREALSLALVPYYPLAGRLKESNPRCLQIECSGDGVWFVEASTDCTLDSVNYFDEIESIPYGNLLPDDILEIEHINPLVQMQVTQFGCGGFVIGLVFSHSICDGLGAAQFLNAVGEIARGLDKPTIEPVWYRNFSPSPQPNALPKLPLTGPPKMPHYKLEHSNIDFTMDHINGLKRQFRQVTRRGCSTFEIVAALFWSSRTRAINFDANTQVKLVFFANCRHLIDPPLPNGFYGNCFFPVTTTTSCESLGKAVNIIEVVKLIQEAKSRLPLEFVKYLKGDHIKGGNKDEEDPFAPKPNYATLFMSEWGRLGFDNVDYQWGPPVQVVPIQGSVIVPAGIMRSLPLPNRGIRLVTWCVEEAHLPPFIDQIHGLINQQLF; encoded by the exons ATGGCAATGTCTGTGATTAGAACAAAACGGGACCTAGTTAAACCTGCAAAGGAGACACCATTGGTCACACTAGACTTGTCGGTAATCGACAAATTACCTGTTCTAAGATGCAATGTTAGAACCTTGCATGTGTTTAGATATGGCCCTGAAGCAACAAAGGTCATAAGAGAGGCATTGTCCCTAGCACTTGTTCCTTACTACCCTCTTGCAGGACGGCTCAAAGAGTCTAATCCGCGGTGCCTCCAGATCGAATGTTCGGGTGATGGTGTGTGGTTTGTTGAGGCATCAACTGATTGCACACTTGACTCTGTCAATTACTTTGACGAAATAGAGTCAATTCCGTATGGTAATCTTCTTCCCGATGATATTCTGGAGATCGAACACATCAACCCCCTTGTGCAAATGCAG GTGACACAATTTGGGTGTGGGGGTTTTGTGATAGGCCTGGTATTCAGCCATAGCATATGTGATGGCCTTGGTGCTGCACAATTTCTAAATGCGGTTGGGGAGATAGCTAGAGGACTTGACAAACCCACCATTGAACCAGTGTGGTACAGGAACTTCTCACCCTCTCCTCAACCAAATGCATTGCCAAAACTACCTCTAACAGGTCCACCTAAAATGCCACACTACAAGCTAGAGCATTCTAACATAGACTTTACTATGGATCATATCAACGGGCTGAAAAGACAGTTTCGACAAGTAACTAGACGAGGTTGTTCTACCTTCGAAATTGTTGCTGCATTGTTCTGGAGCAGCAGAACAAGAGCCATTAATTTTGATGCCAATACCCAAGTGAAGCTTGTGTTCTTTGCAAATTGTCGACACCTCATAGACCCTCCTCTACCCAATGGTTTCTACGGAAACTGTTTCTTCCCAGTGACAACTACAACTTCATGTGAGTCACTTGGAAAAGCAGTGAATATCATTGAAGTGGTAAAGCTGATTCAAGAAGCAAAGTCCAGGTTACCTCTAGAGTTTGTTAAGTACTTAAAGGGTGACCATATAAAAGGTGGCAATAAAGATGAGGAGGACCCTTTTGCACCTAAACCAAATTACGCCACACTCTTTATGTCGGAATGGGGGAGGTTGGGATTCGACAATGTGGACTATCAGTGGGGTCCACCTGTCCAAGTGGTCCCCATTCAAGGCTCTGTCATTGTACCAGCTGGCATTATGCGCTCGCTGCCACTCCCAAATAGAGGGATTCGTTTGGTTACATGGTGTGTGGAGGAGGCGCATCTCCCTCCCTTCATTGATCAAATCCATGGTCTTATAAATCAGCAACTGTTTTAA